The Calditerrivibrio nitroreducens DSM 19672 genome window below encodes:
- a CDS encoding DNA-directed RNA polymerase subunit alpha: MILMNFKSLIKPKKLETSPDNTDRFGVFVAEPLERGFGITIGNSLRRILLSSIEGTAVVGVKINDVTHEYTTIPGVLEDVVEIILNIKMLELNLNTHEQKRVYIKKKGEGVVKASDIFGDPLVQVLNPDQHIATITDPNAELNIELYVERGIGYVPSEDMKGKFSDIHIIPVDAIFTPIKRANFRVENARVGQSTDYDKLILEVETDGSIAPEDAIGFSAKILKDHLDLFINFDEPDYSEEAEKNEIRNDQILELLDKSIEELELSVRAYNCLKNAEIKTLAELCSKTDNDMLKTKNFGRKSLEEIKKVLSELGLSLGMDLEALGYKKFVREEDAS, translated from the coding sequence ATGATATTAATGAACTTTAAAAGTTTGATAAAGCCGAAAAAACTTGAAACATCCCCTGATAACACGGATAGATTTGGTGTGTTTGTGGCTGAGCCTCTGGAAAGAGGTTTCGGTATTACTATTGGTAATTCATTAAGAAGGATTCTTCTATCCTCTATAGAAGGTACAGCTGTTGTTGGTGTTAAGATAAATGATGTTACCCATGAGTATACCACAATACCTGGGGTGTTGGAAGATGTTGTTGAGATAATTCTCAACATCAAGATGCTTGAGCTTAACCTGAATACCCATGAACAGAAGAGGGTTTATATTAAGAAAAAAGGGGAAGGGGTTGTAAAAGCATCAGATATTTTTGGTGATCCCCTTGTTCAGGTATTAAATCCAGACCAACATATAGCTACTATTACAGATCCAAATGCTGAGCTTAATATAGAGCTTTATGTGGAAAGGGGGATTGGTTATGTCCCTTCTGAAGATATGAAAGGTAAGTTTAGTGATATTCACATTATTCCTGTGGATGCCATCTTTACTCCTATTAAAAGGGCAAACTTCAGGGTTGAAAATGCTCGTGTGGGGCAGAGTACTGATTATGACAAGCTGATACTTGAAGTGGAAACAGATGGTTCAATAGCTCCAGAAGATGCGATAGGTTTTTCTGCTAAGATATTAAAAGATCATCTTGACCTATTTATAAATTTTGATGAGCCGGATTATTCTGAGGAAGCAGAAAAAAATGAGATCAGAAATGATCAGATTTTAGAGCTTCTGGATAAAAGTATTGAAGAGCTCGAGCTTTCTGTAAGAGCATACAACTGTTTGAAAAATGCAGAGATAAAAACTCTTGCGGAGTTGTGCAGTAAAACAGATAATGATATGTTAAAAACTAAGAATTTTGGTAGAAAATCCCTTGAGGAGATTAAAAAAGTCTTAAGTGAATTAGGTCTTAGCCTTGGCATGGACCTGGAGGCTTTGGGTTACAAAAAATTTGTGAGGGAAGAAGATGCGTCATAA
- the rpsD gene encoding 30S ribosomal protein S4, whose protein sequence is MARYTGPSCKLCRREGMKLYLKGERCYKDKCGIEKKGYPPGQHGQLKKKLSDYGVQLREKQKVKRIYGILESQFRLYFERATNMKGITGENLLQLLERRLDNAVYRAGFASSRTQARQLVRHNHFTVNGKKVNIPSYLLKVGDVIELREKSRDNKLIVESLETSEGRGTAEWLSIDKAAFKAVVNRLPERSDIGYDIQEHLIVELYSK, encoded by the coding sequence TTGGCTAGATATACAGGACCATCATGCAAGCTTTGTAGAAGGGAAGGTATGAAGCTTTACCTTAAGGGTGAGCGTTGTTATAAAGATAAATGTGGGATAGAAAAGAAGGGTTACCCCCCCGGACAACATGGACAGCTTAAGAAGAAGCTCAGCGACTATGGTGTTCAGTTGAGGGAAAAACAAAAGGTTAAAAGAATTTATGGAATACTTGAATCCCAGTTTAGGCTTTATTTTGAACGAGCCACAAATATGAAAGGGATTACCGGTGAAAACCTTCTTCAATTACTTGAGAGAAGGCTTGATAACGCTGTTTACAGAGCAGGCTTTGCTTCAAGTAGAACACAGGCAAGACAACTTGTAAGACACAACCATTTTACTGTAAACGGTAAAAAAGTAAATATCCCTTCTTATCTTTTAAAAGTGGGAGATGTTATTGAGCTTAGAGAAAAAAGCAGAGATAATAAACTTATAGTAGAATCATTAGAAACCTCTGAAGGTAGGGGTACTGCTGAATGGTTAAGTATAGATAAGGCTGCTTTTAAAGCAGTTGTTAATCGCTTACCAGAGAGAAGCGATATAGGTTATGATATCCAGGAGCACTTAATAGTAGAGCTTTACTCTAAATAA
- the rpsK gene encoding 30S ribosomal protein S11, with product MATKVRKKREKKVVPRGIAHIHSTFNNTIVTFTDLSGNVLCWSAGGTEGFKNSRKSTPYAAQIAAESAAKKAVDYGVREVEVNVKGPGAGRESAIRAIQSAGIKITLIRDTTPIPHNGCRPRKKRRV from the coding sequence ATGGCTACTAAGGTTAGGAAGAAAAGAGAAAAAAAAGTTGTTCCAAGAGGGATTGCTCATATTCATTCCACTTTTAATAATACAATAGTTACGTTTACTGACCTATCAGGTAACGTTTTATGTTGGTCAGCAGGTGGGACAGAAGGCTTTAAAAATTCCAGAAAATCTACTCCTTATGCTGCCCAGATAGCTGCAGAATCTGCTGCCAAAAAAGCAGTTGATTATGGTGTGAGAGAAGTAGAAGTCAACGTTAAAGGACCTGGTGCTGGAAGGGAAAGTGCTATAAGAGCGATTCAATCTGCAGGTATTAAGATAACTCTTATTAGAGATACTACTCCCATTCCTCATAATGGTTGTAGACCAAGAAAGAAAAGAAGAGTTTAG
- the rpsM gene encoding 30S ribosomal protein S13, which produces MARVAGVDIPNNKKLEIGLTYIYGIGRSTANRIIDELNLDRNKKIGDLTEQEISSIRKYIDENLKVEGDLRKDIALNIKRLIEINCYRGYRHKNGMPVRGQKTRSNARTRRGLAGKRGIKRK; this is translated from the coding sequence GTGGCTCGAGTAGCTGGTGTTGACATCCCAAATAACAAAAAACTGGAAATAGGGCTGACTTACATCTATGGTATAGGTAGGAGTACAGCAAACAGGATAATCGACGAGCTTAATCTGGACAGAAATAAGAAGATTGGTGATCTTACAGAGCAGGAGATCTCTTCTATTCGTAAGTATATCGATGAAAACCTGAAAGTGGAAGGTGATTTAAGGAAAGACATTGCCTTGAATATAAAAAGACTTATAGAGATAAACTGCTATAGAGGATACAGACATAAAAATGGAATGCCTGTCAGAGGTCAGAAAACACGTAGTAATGCACGTACCAGAAGAGGTCTTGCTGGTAAACGTGGAATTAAGAGAAAGTAG
- the rpmJ gene encoding 50S ribosomal protein L36, translating into MKVRASVKPICNKCKIIKRKGVVRVICENPKHKQRQG; encoded by the coding sequence ATGAAGGTGAGAGCAAGTGTAAAACCTATCTGTAATAAGTGTAAAATAATTAAAAGAAAAGGGGTCGTCAGAGTGATATGTGAAAACCCCAAACATAAGCAAAGACAAGGTTAA
- the infA gene encoding translation initiation factor IF-1 yields MGKKDDVIEFEGVVLEALPNAMFKVELENKHVILCHLSGKMRMNFIRILPGDKVTVEMSPYDLTKGRITYRHK; encoded by the coding sequence ATGGGGAAAAAAGATGATGTAATCGAATTTGAAGGTGTAGTGCTTGAGGCGCTACCAAATGCTATGTTTAAGGTAGAGCTTGAAAATAAGCACGTGATATTGTGTCATTTATCGGGGAAGATGAGAATGAATTTTATAAGGATACTTCCCGGAGATAAGGTGACAGTAGAGATGTCTCCATATGATCTAACAAAAGGCCGTATAACCTACAGGCATAAGTAA
- the map gene encoding type I methionyl aminopeptidase: MVEIKSKSEIEKIKAACEVVKEALEKVSSKVKPGVTTKTLDNFIENIIKSRSAIPSFKGYRGYPSATCISINEVVVHGIPSDNVLKEGDIVSIDVGAYKDGFHGDACRTFCVGDVSEEKKKLVEVTEQSFFEGMKYADERYRLHDISHAIQSYVESNGFNVIRDYFGHGIGRQLHEEPTIPNFGKPNRGVRLRAGMVLAIEPMVVIGDWKVEVLEDGWTVITADGKDAAHYENTVVITNNGPEILTL; the protein is encoded by the coding sequence ATGGTTGAAATTAAAAGTAAAAGTGAAATTGAAAAGATAAAAGCTGCTTGTGAGGTTGTGAAAGAGGCTCTGGAAAAGGTTTCTAGCAAGGTTAAACCAGGCGTTACAACAAAAACACTTGACAATTTTATAGAAAATATTATAAAGTCCCGTTCTGCAATCCCGTCATTTAAAGGGTATAGGGGCTATCCGTCTGCCACCTGTATATCTATCAATGAGGTGGTTGTTCACGGGATACCTTCTGATAATGTTTTGAAAGAAGGTGATATCGTAAGTATCGATGTTGGGGCCTACAAAGATGGGTTTCATGGCGATGCTTGTAGAACATTTTGCGTTGGTGATGTTTCTGAAGAGAAAAAGAAGCTTGTGGAAGTTACTGAGCAGTCATTTTTTGAAGGGATGAAATATGCTGATGAAAGATACAGACTGCATGATATATCCCATGCGATACAGAGTTATGTTGAATCTAACGGCTTTAATGTAATTAGGGATTACTTCGGACATGGAATTGGTAGGCAATTGCATGAAGAGCCTACGATACCAAATTTTGGCAAACCTAACCGCGGCGTAAGGCTTAGGGCTGGCATGGTTTTAGCTATAGAACCTATGGTAGTTATTGGTGATTGGAAGGTAGAAGTATTGGAAGATGGGTGGACAGTGATAACTGCCGATGGCAAAGATGCTGCTCACTACGAAAATACTGTTGTTATTACCAATAATGGACCAGAGATATTAACATTGTAA
- a CDS encoding adenylate kinase: MVNLVFLGPPGAGKGTQSSYIINEYKVVQISTGDILRSAVKEGTELGKMAKKYMDEGKLVPDDVIIGIVRERLKQDDCKNGFILDGFPRTIPQAVSLDAMLKDDLNISLTHIISLEVDDNLIMERLTGRRTCKGCGKVYHIKYNPPKKEGVCDDCGGELYQRDDDKEETIAKRLKVYHEQTSALKDYYKNSGKLYVVDGVGEVGDIYRKIKEILG, translated from the coding sequence ATGGTAAATTTAGTTTTTCTTGGGCCCCCAGGAGCTGGTAAAGGAACACAGTCTTCATACATCATAAATGAATACAAAGTTGTTCAGATCTCTACCGGCGATATATTAAGATCAGCTGTAAAAGAAGGGACAGAACTTGGTAAAATGGCGAAAAAATATATGGATGAAGGTAAGCTGGTGCCGGATGATGTTATTATTGGTATCGTGAGGGAACGTCTTAAACAGGATGATTGCAAAAATGGATTTATCCTTGATGGATTTCCACGTACAATACCTCAGGCTGTTTCTCTGGATGCAATGCTAAAAGATGATCTTAATATTTCGTTGACACATATTATTAGTCTCGAAGTGGATGATAACCTTATTATGGAAAGACTCACAGGTAGAAGAACATGTAAGGGTTGTGGTAAGGTTTATCATATAAAATATAATCCACCAAAAAAAGAAGGTGTATGTGATGATTGTGGAGGCGAATTGTATCAAAGGGACGATGACAAAGAGGAGACAATCGCAAAACGTCTTAAAGTATATCATGAGCAGACCTCAGCATTGAAAGATTACTACAAAAATTCCGGTAAACTATACGTTGTGGATGGAGTTGGGGAAGTGGGCGATATTTACAGGAAGATTAAAGAGATATTGGGATAA
- the secY gene encoding preprotein translocase subunit SecY: MFKKIEDIFSVPELRKRILFTLFLLIVYRIGTHIPTPGINSTALTEFFARQSGNILGFFDMFTGGALSRLTVCGLGVMPYISASIIMELLAVVSPYLAELKKQGSEGRAKITKYTRYGTVLISMIQGTGIAIGLEGMTSPTGASVVIYPGWGFRIITALTLTAGTIFLMWLGEKITEKGIGNGMSMIIFAGIVAAIPNAVTNTLRLLQTGELQILTLVAILVIVVAVTAGIVFVEAASRRIPIQYIKRGAVGIRGNVATSYLPLKLNTSGVIPIIFAASIISFPSTLASFSGSELIKRVGFYLSPSHFLYYLLYALLIVFFCYFYTSIIFNPTDIAENIQRSGGVIPGKRPGSNTAEFIDYTLSRLTFAGAIYLTIVAIMPQVILKFFNVPFYFGGTSVLIVIGVSMDVVNKIESHLITHNYDGFLSKGRIKPRGAAW, from the coding sequence ATGTTTAAGAAAATAGAAGATATATTTTCAGTACCGGAATTAAGGAAAAGGATATTGTTTACCCTTTTCCTTTTGATTGTTTATCGTATAGGTACTCATATTCCAACGCCCGGGATAAACTCAACAGCCCTGACAGAGTTTTTCGCCAGACAATCAGGAAATATATTGGGATTCTTCGATATGTTTACTGGGGGGGCATTGAGTAGGCTTACTGTGTGTGGTCTCGGTGTTATGCCTTATATCTCCGCATCGATTATTATGGAGCTTCTGGCGGTTGTATCTCCATATCTTGCTGAGCTTAAAAAACAGGGTTCAGAGGGGCGTGCTAAAATTACAAAGTATACCAGATATGGTACCGTTTTAATCTCCATGATTCAAGGTACAGGTATAGCTATCGGATTGGAAGGGATGACTTCTCCAACAGGTGCTTCTGTGGTAATATATCCTGGTTGGGGATTTAGGATTATAACTGCACTTACACTTACAGCTGGTACTATCTTCTTGATGTGGCTTGGTGAAAAGATTACCGAAAAAGGTATTGGCAATGGAATGTCCATGATCATTTTCGCAGGTATAGTAGCAGCAATACCAAATGCTGTCACAAACACTTTAAGACTCTTACAGACTGGAGAATTACAGATTTTGACTCTTGTAGCTATCTTAGTTATTGTTGTTGCAGTAACAGCGGGTATCGTTTTTGTGGAGGCCGCCAGTAGAAGAATCCCTATACAATATATTAAACGAGGTGCTGTGGGTATTAGGGGGAATGTTGCCACATCGTATTTACCACTTAAGCTCAATACTTCCGGTGTTATTCCAATAATATTCGCTGCATCCATCATATCCTTTCCTTCCACACTTGCATCATTTTCTGGTAGCGAATTGATAAAGAGAGTAGGGTTTTATCTTTCTCCGAGTCATTTTTTATACTATCTTTTATATGCTCTTCTGATCGTGTTTTTCTGCTATTTTTATACATCAATTATTTTTAATCCTACAGATATAGCAGAAAATATCCAAAGAAGTGGTGGAGTAATACCTGGTAAAAGACCCGGCAGCAACACTGCTGAATTTATAGATTACACCCTTTCGAGATTGACTTTCGCTGGGGCTATTTATCTAACAATTGTTGCTATTATGCCACAGGTGATTTTAAAATTTTTCAATGTACCATTTTATTTTGGTGGTACAAGTGTGTTAATTGTAATTGGAGTATCTATGGATGTGGTCAATAAGATTGAGTCGCATCTAATTACTCATAATTATGATGGTTTTTTATCAAAAGGTAGAATAAAACCACGAGGTGCTGCATGGTAA
- the rplO gene encoding 50S ribosomal protein L15 — MKLHDLRPALGSTKTRKRVGRGSGSGLGTTAGKGHKGQKARSGGQTKPGFEGGQMPLTRRLPKRGFNNKMFATVYEIVNLYQIEEKFNNGDVVNRDSLMEKGLIKGNKDGVKVLAVGDLTKKLTFEVDKISSAAEEKIKTAGGEVKKLG, encoded by the coding sequence ATGAAACTACATGATTTAAGACCAGCTTTAGGATCTACGAAGACGAGAAAAAGAGTAGGAAGAGGATCAGGTAGTGGTCTTGGTACTACTGCTGGCAAAGGACATAAAGGTCAGAAAGCAAGATCAGGTGGCCAAACAAAACCTGGATTTGAAGGGGGGCAGATGCCTCTTACCAGAAGGCTTCCCAAAAGAGGCTTTAATAACAAAATGTTTGCTACTGTATATGAAATAGTAAATCTCTATCAAATAGAAGAAAAGTTTAATAATGGTGATGTTGTAAACAGAGATTCCCTAATGGAAAAAGGTTTGATAAAAGGGAACAAAGATGGTGTAAAAGTGCTTGCGGTTGGGGATTTAACCAAAAAGCTTACTTTTGAAGTGGATAAAATCTCTTCTGCTGCTGAGGAAAAAATAAAAACTGCCGGCGGAGAAGTGAAAAAATTGGGGTAA
- the rpsE gene encoding 30S ribosomal protein S5 encodes MNTGVSQLEDKVVHIGRVTKVVKGGRIFRFTAMVIVGDRNGSVGIGYGKAREVPDAIRKALEAAKKNLIKLPISKGTIPHEVIGKFGAAEIIMKPAAPGTGIISGGVTRSLFELAGVHDILAKSVRSRNPNNLILAVFDGFKKIRTLDKIAAYRGKEISEIIYRKEG; translated from the coding sequence TTGAATACAGGTGTAAGTCAATTGGAAGATAAAGTTGTCCATATTGGTAGAGTTACAAAGGTTGTAAAAGGTGGTAGAATATTTAGATTTACTGCTATGGTTATTGTTGGTGATAGGAACGGTTCCGTTGGAATTGGATATGGGAAGGCTCGTGAAGTACCTGATGCTATAAGAAAAGCTCTTGAGGCAGCTAAGAAAAATCTTATAAAATTGCCTATCTCAAAAGGAACAATTCCACACGAGGTCATTGGGAAATTTGGAGCGGCAGAGATCATAATGAAGCCAGCGGCACCTGGTACAGGTATAATATCTGGTGGTGTCACAAGGTCTCTTTTTGAGCTTGCTGGTGTACATGATATACTTGCAAAGTCTGTTAGAAGCCGAAATCCAAACAACCTTATTTTAGCAGTTTTTGATGGATTCAAAAAGATAAGGACGCTTGATAAGATAGCTGCTTACAGAGGCAAAGAGATAAGCGAAATAATATATCGGAAAGAGGGTTAA
- the rplR gene encoding 50S ribosomal protein L18, producing MADKKDSRVKRHIRIRKKISGTASRPRLAVYRSNRYIYAQIINDENGTTIVSASSLEKDLREKFLGRVNIEVSKTIGKLIAERALAKGVKSVVFDRGGYIYHGKIKALADSARESGLDF from the coding sequence ATGGCTGATAAAAAAGATTCAAGGGTTAAAAGACATATAAGAATAAGAAAGAAAATATCTGGTACTGCATCAAGGCCAAGGTTAGCTGTGTATAGAAGCAACAGATACATCTATGCTCAGATTATCAATGACGAAAATGGCACCACAATAGTTTCGGCAAGCTCACTTGAAAAAGATTTGAGGGAAAAATTTCTTGGTAGAGTGAACATTGAAGTGTCTAAAACAATAGGTAAGTTGATCGCTGAGAGAGCACTTGCTAAAGGTGTAAAGTCTGTCGTTTTTGATAGAGGCGGATATATTTATCATGGTAAAATAAAAGCTCTAGCTGATTCCGCAAGAGAATCAGGCTTAGATTTTTAA
- the rplF gene encoding 50S ribosomal protein L6, producing MSRIGKKPILFDSSVKVSLDGNIVKVEGPKGALTYEKPQGINIEINGNQIVVTRDSDHREVRSLHGLVRTLLNNMVVGVTKGFEKKLEIVGVGYRVALKGKDLDFSLGYSHPVVYQAPEGIEFFVESQTKFGVRGIDKQKVGQIAANLRALRPPEPYKGKGIKYEGERILRKAGKSGKK from the coding sequence ATGTCAAGAATAGGTAAAAAACCGATCTTGTTTGATAGCAGTGTAAAGGTTTCTTTAGATGGTAATATTGTTAAAGTAGAAGGCCCAAAAGGTGCTTTAACGTATGAAAAACCCCAAGGTATAAATATAGAAATCAATGGTAATCAGATAGTAGTTACCAGAGATAGTGACCACCGAGAAGTAAGGTCCCTGCATGGACTAGTTAGAACATTATTAAACAACATGGTTGTTGGAGTAACAAAAGGTTTTGAAAAGAAACTTGAGATAGTAGGTGTTGGTTACAGAGTTGCTCTTAAGGGGAAAGATTTAGATTTTTCTCTTGGATACTCTCACCCGGTTGTTTATCAGGCACCTGAAGGGATTGAGTTTTTTGTTGAGTCTCAAACTAAATTTGGTGTTAGGGGGATCGACAAACAGAAAGTTGGTCAGATAGCGGCAAATCTCAGGGCTCTTAGACCACCTGAGCCATACAAAGGTAAAGGTATCAAGTATGAAGGTGAAAGAATACTGAGAAAAGCCGGTAAATCTGGTAAAAAATAA
- the rpsH gene encoding 30S ribosomal protein S8 produces the protein MTDPVADMLTRIMNAVRVKHQEVVVPHSKLKESILEIFKDQGYIKNYRVISENNKKDIVIYLKYTEEGESVIRGAEKVSKPGRRIYVKSKNLDIVLGGLGTGVVSTSSGIKTVKQCKKEKVGGEYLCKIW, from the coding sequence ATGACTGATCCAGTAGCAGATATGCTCACACGAATAATGAATGCCGTTCGTGTGAAACATCAAGAAGTAGTTGTGCCGCATTCAAAATTAAAAGAATCTATTTTGGAAATTTTCAAAGACCAGGGTTATATCAAAAACTACCGAGTTATTTCAGAAAACAATAAGAAAGATATTGTTATATATCTGAAATATACCGAGGAAGGAGAATCTGTAATTAGAGGTGCTGAAAAAGTTAGTAAACCTGGAAGAAGAATTTATGTAAAGTCAAAAAACCTTGATATCGTTTTAGGTGGTTTAGGTACTGGTGTGGTATCTACATCTTCAGGTATCAAAACTGTTAAACAGTGTAAAAAGGAAAAGGTCGGTGGTGAATATCTCTGTAAAATCTGGTAA
- a CDS encoding type Z 30S ribosomal protein S14, with translation MATTAKYHSAFKKKKFKIREYNRCPICGRPRAFLRRFNMCRICFRKQASEGLIPGVRKSSW, from the coding sequence GTGGCTACTACTGCAAAATATCACAGTGCTTTTAAAAAGAAAAAATTTAAAATCAGGGAATATAATAGATGTCCAATATGTGGCAGACCAAGGGCTTTTTTGAGAAGATTTAATATGTGTAGGATTTGCTTCAGGAAACAGGCTTCTGAAGGGCTTATTCCTGGAGTTAGAAAGTCGAGCTGGTAA
- the rplE gene encoding 50S ribosomal protein L5, translated as MSVLREKYEKEVVPYLMKKFGYKNIMQVPKVEKVVLNMRLGEAVSNPKVIEHAVNDMALIAGQKPVVTKAKKSIASFKLREGMPIGCKVTLRKEMAYEFLNRFMNIALARVRDFAGVNPNSFDGRGNYACGIKEQIVFPEIDYDKIDKIRGMDIIITTTAKTDEEAKELLKALGMPFAQK; from the coding sequence ATGTCAGTGTTAAGAGAAAAGTATGAAAAAGAGGTAGTTCCTTACTTGATGAAAAAGTTTGGCTATAAAAATATAATGCAGGTGCCAAAAGTAGAAAAAGTGGTTTTAAATATGAGGTTGGGAGAAGCTGTTTCGAATCCGAAAGTGATTGAACACGCTGTCAATGATATGGCACTTATTGCAGGACAAAAACCTGTTGTGACAAAAGCCAAAAAATCTATAGCATCTTTTAAACTCAGAGAAGGGATGCCAATTGGATGTAAAGTTACTTTGAGAAAAGAGATGGCATATGAATTTCTAAATAGGTTTATGAATATTGCGCTTGCCAGGGTTAGAGACTTTGCTGGTGTTAATCCAAACTCTTTTGATGGAAGAGGAAATTATGCTTGCGGTATAAAAGAGCAGATCGTGTTTCCTGAAATAGATTATGATAAGATTGACAAAATAAGAGGGATGGATATAATAATTACGACTACAGCAAAAACAGATGAAGAGGCTAAGGAGCTCTTAAAAGCTCTTGGTATGCCTTTTGCACAAAAATAG
- the rplX gene encoding 50S ribosomal protein L24 has protein sequence MAIKFKLKKDDPIIVTTGKDKGKKSKILKVLKEDKKVLAENINVVKRHMKPSQLNPDGGIVEKEKPIDISNVMYFCPKCQKGVRLGIKVLQDGTKQRFCKSCGEIVDKD, from the coding sequence ATGGCGATTAAGTTTAAATTAAAAAAAGATGACCCTATTATAGTTACCACCGGGAAAGATAAAGGGAAAAAATCAAAAATCCTTAAAGTATTGAAGGAAGACAAAAAAGTCTTGGCTGAGAATATTAATGTTGTAAAGAGGCATATGAAGCCCAGCCAGCTCAATCCCGATGGTGGAATTGTGGAAAAAGAAAAGCCAATAGACATATCGAATGTTATGTACTTTTGTCCTAAATGCCAGAAAGGTGTTCGTTTGGGAATCAAGGTTCTTCAGGATGGGACAAAACAGAGATTTTGTAAGTCATGTGGCGAAATTGTAGATAAAGATTAA
- the rplN gene encoding 50S ribosomal protein L14, whose product MIQVQTRLRVADNSGAKELMCIKVLGGSKRKYGGLGDIIVCSVKDAIPDGNVKKGDVVKAVIVRTKKEKRRPDGTYIRFDDNAAVILNKNLEPIGTRVFGPVARDLRAKGFLKIISMAPEVL is encoded by the coding sequence ATGATACAGGTTCAGACAAGATTAAGGGTGGCTGACAATTCAGGAGCCAAAGAGCTTATGTGTATTAAGGTACTTGGTGGCTCTAAAAGAAAATATGGTGGATTAGGTGATATTATAGTTTGTAGTGTAAAAGATGCTATCCCTGATGGAAATGTTAAGAAAGGGGATGTCGTCAAAGCTGTTATTGTTAGGACAAAGAAGGAAAAAAGAAGACCTGATGGTACTTACATTAGATTTGATGATAATGCAGCTGTTATATTGAATAAAAACCTCGAGCCTATCGGTACAAGGGTTTTTGGGCCGGTTGCAAGAGACCTTAGAGCAAAAGGTTTCTTGAAAATAATATCAATGGCTCCCGAAGTGCTGTAG
- the rpsQ gene encoding 30S ribosomal protein S17: protein MERNMRKVRRGTVISDKMDKTVVVKVETLKMHPKYHKFVKKGKKYVAHDENNECKIGDVVELMETRPLSKTKRWRVVRILERPVGLN, encoded by the coding sequence ATGGAAAGGAATATGAGGAAGGTTCGTAGAGGAACCGTAATTAGCGATAAGATGGATAAGACAGTAGTTGTAAAAGTTGAAACTCTTAAGATGCATCCTAAGTATCACAAATTTGTTAAAAAAGGGAAAAAATATGTTGCTCACGATGAAAATAATGAATGTAAAATAGGTGATGTCGTTGAGCTTATGGAAACAAGACCCTTGAGTAAAACCAAAAGGTGGAGGGTTGTTAGAATTTTGGAAAGACCAGTTGGTCTTAATTAA
- the rpmC gene encoding 50S ribosomal protein L29, with protein MKAAELRNLSKAELQKKEMELREDLFRLKFKLSTADLEDTSKVGKVKRDIARIKTILKEKENEG; from the coding sequence ATGAAAGCAGCAGAATTGAGAAACTTGTCAAAAGCTGAATTGCAAAAAAAAGAGATGGAGCTTAGGGAAGATCTATTTAGGTTAAAATTTAAACTTTCAACTGCTGATCTTGAAGATACAAGTAAAGTGGGCAAGGTTAAAAGAGATATCGCCCGCATAAAAACTATTTTGAAAGAAAAAGAGAATGAGGGTTAG